The Camelina sativa cultivar DH55 chromosome 18, Cs, whole genome shotgun sequence DNA window CGAAACTTGACATTTTTGTAGCTGCTGAAACGATCATTTCGTCGTTGGAGTAGATCGCTCCCACACGGAAACCAGGGAGTCCCAAATCCTTGGAAAGGCTATAGACGACGTGGACTCGTTTTGAAACCTCGGTGTTTTCGAGTTTCTTGTCTTTCAAGACATCCATTACACTTATGAACTGTTCAAACCCAAACATGGTGCCTGAATATATCTCGTCGCTGATGAGATGAATGTTTTTGGAAGTGATGAAGTCAACGAGAAGGTTGAGTTCACGTCTGGTCAGCGCAGTGCCAAGTGGGTTAGATGGATTCGTGACAAGAACTCCTTTGACTTTGAGATCAAGTTTTTGGGCTTGTTGGTAAGCTTGTTGCAGAGCCGCTTCCGTGATTTGGAAGCCATTAGAGCTCGAGCAGTGAATAGGTAAAATCTCAGCTCCGGTTCTCCATTTAAGATCTCTATCAAATCTGTAACCATATAAAGCCTAAACGTAAGCATAGGTATTTAATGGGTTTACTTGGTATCCAATTAAAGTGGGATATGGTTAGAAGTGTAATTTACCCTGGATAGTAAGGAGTAGGCAAGAGGAAAGCATCGCCCGGTTCTGCAAGACAAAACATAAGAGTCTCGTTCGCAGAGGTTGAACCAGCTGCTAAAACAATCTTTTTCGGGTCGAAGGTGACTCGGTTTCCTCTTATCTCCTCCATAAACTCAGCCATAGcctataaaaataatagaaaatgtCCATCAGTATTGAGAAATGGATTTCTTACTTGTGATACTCGTTAGATTCTCATTAAAGAAAGCTTACTTTTTTGAATTCAGGCATGCCATGATAGTCTTGAAAGAGAGCAAGCTCTTTGAAAATGGATTGACCGTTCCTCTTCAGACTAGCTGCGTCTGGGTTCTTAGCTAACCATGACTCGATTAAATCGAAACATAGCTGGTTTTCGGCAAGACCCATCTGGATCATCCCATTAGGGTTCGTGATCTCATCGTAAGGATTCTTCTCGTACTCTTCCCATCCCAAGAAGTAGGATGAGTCTTGTCCATGACCATTGCTTGTCACTTTTGTCGAAAGCTGtttcattttctgattttcaGTCAAGAGATTATGGTAGTAGAAAAGATTAATGTgggaagagatagagagatagagagaaaagaaaaaaagagatccTGAATTAGGGTTTAAAGTTGGTGAAGAGTGAGATATGGTTGGAGAAGTAATGGGTCTGTTGGGacgtatatatagataataatctTACGACATTTaatcccaaaaaataaaaaagtttaacacAGCAGAATCAGAAACTAGAGAGACTTTTTTGACCGTCCAGACATATGACCATAGTTTTAGTAAATATTCGCTAGGACATGTGAGACAACTTCTTTTCAGTTTATTTAATGCGATCGTTAATAATTAATCAGctattatttgataaaaataaataattaatatattgcATAGTTATTGTTTCTATTTGAAAATAAGAATGACCCATTATTGAATTTTCTATTTGTTATTGCATTCACACATATATCTTCGTACCATGGatactttataataatttacaaaatccAATTCTATATACATCCATAACATTTTGAGCTTCTTCCCttaatttctttg harbors:
- the LOC104762767 gene encoding 1-aminocyclopropane-1-carboxylate synthase 5-like, coding for MKQLSTKVTSNGHGQDSSYFLGWEEYEKNPYDEITNPNGMIQMGLAENQLCFDLIESWLAKNPDAASLKRNGQSIFKELALFQDYHGMPEFKKAMAEFMEEIRGNRVTFDPKKIVLAAGSTSANETLMFCLAEPGDAFLLPTPYYPGFDRDLKWRTGAEILPIHCSSSNGFQITEAALQQAYQQAQKLDLKVKGVLVTNPSNPLGTALTRRELNLLVDFITSKNIHLISDEIYSGTMFGFEQFISVMDVLKDKKLENTEVSKRVHVVYSLSKDLGLPGFRVGAIYSNDEMIVSAATKMSSFGLVSSQTQYLLSALLSDKKFTSQYLEENQKRLKSRQRRLVSGLEAAGITSLRSNAGLFCWVDMRHLLDTNTFEAELELWKKIVYNVKLNISPGSSCHCTEPGWFRVCFANMSEDTLDLALKRLKTFVESTDCGRMISRSSHERLKSLRKKTVSNWVFRVSWSDRVPDER